In a genomic window of Onychostoma macrolepis isolate SWU-2019 chromosome 08, ASM1243209v1, whole genome shotgun sequence:
- the LOC131545469 gene encoding glutathione S-transferase Mu 4-like isoform X2 translates to MAMKLAYWDIRGLAQPIRLLLEYTGSKYEEKFYSCGDAPNYDKSCWFNEKEKLGMDFPNLPYLEDGDTKVVQSNAILRYIARKHNLCGETEEEQVRVDILENQAMDFRNGFVQLCYGDFDKNKSCYTDKLPGTLKQFSDFLGDGKWFAGDKITFVDFIMYELLDQHRMFDPACLDDYKNLRCFLDHFESLEKIAEYMKSNKFMKTPVNNKMAKWGNKK, encoded by the exons CTTGCTCAACCAATCCGTCTGCTGTTGGAATACACTGGTTCTAAGTATGAGGAGAAGTTCTATTCTTGTGGTGACG CTCCCAACTATGACAAAAGCTGTTGGTTTAATGAGAAAGAGAAACTTGGGATGGACTTTCCTAAT TTGCCCTACCTAGAGGATGGAGACACGAAAGTGGTCCAAAGCAATGCCATATTGAGATACATCGCCCGCAAACACAACCTCT GTGGGGAAACTGAAGAGGAGCAGGTGAGAGTTGACATCTTGGAAAATCAGGCAATGGACTTCCGCAATGGTTTTGTCCAGCTCTGCTATGGAGACTTT GACAAAAACAAATCATGCTACACTGACAAACTGCCAGGGACACTAAAGCAGTTCTCTGACTTCCTTGGTGACGGGAAGTGGTTTGCTGGGGACAAG ATCACATTTGTGGACTTCATCATGTATGAGTTGTTGGATCAGCATCGTATGTTTGACCCAGCGTGCCTGGATGACTACAAAAACCTTAGATGTTTCCTTGATCACTTTGAG AGTCTTGAGAAGATTGCAGAATACATGAAGTCAAACAAGTTCATGAAAACACCAGTGAACAACAAGATGGCCAAATGGGGAAACAAGAAGTAG
- the LOC131545469 gene encoding glutathione S-transferase Mu 4-like isoform X1 — translation MAMKLAYWDIRGSSQKNRIKLAQPIRLLLEYTGSKYEEKFYSCGDAPNYDKSCWFNEKEKLGMDFPNLPYLEDGDTKVVQSNAILRYIARKHNLCGETEEEQVRVDILENQAMDFRNGFVQLCYGDFDKNKSCYTDKLPGTLKQFSDFLGDGKWFAGDKITFVDFIMYELLDQHRMFDPACLDDYKNLRCFLDHFESLEKIAEYMKSNKFMKTPVNNKMAKWGNKK, via the exons CTTGCTCAACCAATCCGTCTGCTGTTGGAATACACTGGTTCTAAGTATGAGGAGAAGTTCTATTCTTGTGGTGACG CTCCCAACTATGACAAAAGCTGTTGGTTTAATGAGAAAGAGAAACTTGGGATGGACTTTCCTAAT TTGCCCTACCTAGAGGATGGAGACACGAAAGTGGTCCAAAGCAATGCCATATTGAGATACATCGCCCGCAAACACAACCTCT GTGGGGAAACTGAAGAGGAGCAGGTGAGAGTTGACATCTTGGAAAATCAGGCAATGGACTTCCGCAATGGTTTTGTCCAGCTCTGCTATGGAGACTTT GACAAAAACAAATCATGCTACACTGACAAACTGCCAGGGACACTAAAGCAGTTCTCTGACTTCCTTGGTGACGGGAAGTGGTTTGCTGGGGACAAG ATCACATTTGTGGACTTCATCATGTATGAGTTGTTGGATCAGCATCGTATGTTTGACCCAGCGTGCCTGGATGACTACAAAAACCTTAGATGTTTCCTTGATCACTTTGAG AGTCTTGAGAAGATTGCAGAATACATGAAGTCAAACAAGTTCATGAAAACACCAGTGAACAACAAGATGGCCAAATGGGGAAACAAGAAGTAG